One region of Zingiber officinale cultivar Zhangliang chromosome 7B, Zo_v1.1, whole genome shotgun sequence genomic DNA includes:
- the LOC122004184 gene encoding protein NRT1/ PTR FAMILY 1.1-like translates to MEAPVAVHQEVAGRRPEWKKGGLKTLPCIIANEVLEKVASFGLHANMIIYLTGTYHMNPAPAASVLLLWSAISNFLPIFGAFLADSWLGKFRIIAIGSFFSLIGMVLLWLTSMIPGAQPPACGAAGGCIGATPSQLALLLGAFVVMAIGTGGVRPCSLAFGADQFDRPQSRTHAGNVRVLQTFFNWYYVSVGVSVVVSLTVIVYIQDHMGWRIGLGVPVALMAASTLLFLLGSIMYVKVKPNTSVLAGLAQVAVVALKNRQIILPSNSTDAWYHKKKGSKLTVPSKNLRFLNKACVIRNPEKDLNPDGTAADPWRLCTVEQVEVLKAVVRVLPIWSTGIMVAIIINPSFPVLQARTMDRHMGRHFEVPAASLVVFSVVTLTLWVAVYDRLLVPPIARLTGRPRGLGLKQRIGIGLVLSSMATTVMAITEHIRRRTATDQGLVDRGTVHMSAMWLIPQYCLTGLAEAFNFIGQIEFYYSEFPRSMSSVSVSLLSLGFGTGSLAGAVIVAAVNRLSEANGGVSWLDKNLNKGRYDYYYWMLTAMSVANVFYFLVCSQIYGEEGKNKIWEEDDETETKEIKMEEAQQHQSKESSAIA, encoded by the exons ATGGAAGCTCCAGTGGCGGTGCATCAAGAGGTCGCCGGCCGGCGGCCGGAGTGGAAGAAGGGCGGCCTCAAGACCCTCCCTTGCATCATCG CTAATGAAGTGCTGGAGAAGGTCGCGAGCTTCGGATTGCATGCGAACATGATCATCTACCTGACGGGGACGTACCACATGAATCCGGCGCCGGCGGCGTCCGTGCTGTTGTTGTGGAGCGCCATCTCCAACTTTTTGCCTATTTTTGGGGCGTTTCTCGCCGATTCAtggctcggcaaattcagaattATCGCAATTGGCTCCTTCTTCAGCCTGATC GGGATGGTGCTCCTTTGGCTGACCTCCATGATTCCCGGAGCTCAGCCTCCTGCCTGCGGAGCCGCCGGCGGCTGCATCGGCGCCACCCCCTCTCAGCTCGCCCTCCTCCTCGGTGCGTTCGTGGTCATGGCCATTGGCACCGGCGGCGTCCGGCCCTGCTCCCTCGCCTTCGGCGCCGACCAGTTCGACCGGCCCCAATCCCGCACGCACGCCGGCAACGTCCGCGTCCTGCAAACGTTCTTCAACTGGTACTACGTCTCCGTCGGCGTCTCCGTTGTCGTTTCCCTCACCGTCATCGTGTACATCCAGGACCACATGGGCTGGCGCATCGGTTTAGGCGTCCCCGTCGCTCTCATGGCGGCCTCCACCCTCCTATTCCTCCTTGGCTCCATCATGTACGTCAAGGTGAAGCCCAACACGAGCGTCCTCGCCGGCCTCGCGCAGGTCGCGGTGGTGGCGCTCAAGAACCGCCAAATCATCCTCCCCTCCAACTCCACCGATGCATGGTACCACAAAAAGAAAGGATCCAAGCTCACGGTGCCGTCCAAGAACCTGAGATTCTTGAACAAAGCTTGTGTCATCCGAAACCCCGAGAAGGACCTCAACCCCGACGGCACGGCGGCGGACCCGTGGCGACTGTGCACGGTGGAGCAAGTGGAGGTGCTCAAGGCTGTGGTCAGGGTGCTGCCCATCTGGTCCACTGGCATCATGGTGGCCATCATCATCAACCCGAGCTTCCCGGTGCTGCAGGCACGGACCATGGACCGCCACATGGGCCGACACTTCGAGGTCCCCGCCGCCTCCTTGGTCGTCTTCTCCGTCGTCACCCTCACACTCTGGGTCGCCGTCTACGACCGTCTCCTCGTGCCGCCGATCGCGCGGCTCACCGGGAGGCCGCGCGGCCTGGGGCTGAAACAGAGGATCGGCATCGGGCTCGTGCTGTCGAGCATGGCCACCACCGTGATGGCCATCACCGAGCACATCCGCCGGAGAACGGCCACCGATCAGGGACTGGTCGACCGAGGAACGGTACACATGTCGGCCATGTGGCTGATACCGCAGTACTGCCTGACGGGCTTGGCGGAGGCGTTCAACTTCATCGGGCAAATCGAGTTCTACTACTCGGAGTTCCCTCGCAGCATGAGCAGCGTCAGCGTGTCGCTGCTGTCGCTGGGGTTTGGGACCGGGAGCCTGGCGGGCGCCGTGATCGTGGCGGCGGTGAACAGGCTTTCGGAGGCGAACGGTGGCGTGAGTTGGCTGGACAAGAACCTGAACAAGGGGCGATACGATTACTACTACTGGATGCTGACGGCGATGTCGGTGGCCAATGTGTTCTACTTCCTGGTTTGTAGCCAGATCTATGGGGAGGAAGGCAAGAACAAGATTTGGGAGGAAGATGACGAGACGGAGACGAAGGAGATTAAAATGGAAGAAGCGCAGCAGCATCAGAGCAAGGAGTCGTCGGCGATTGCTTGA